A region from the Corticium candelabrum chromosome 14, ooCorCand1.1, whole genome shotgun sequence genome encodes:
- the LOC134189708 gene encoding major facilitator superfamily domain-containing protein 8-like — protein MSSDNHRYLESHQTSDDFDDKTDLLTEGKQSVNQPAFNKWTSVRVMYLTMFLSSMAFSIVLSSLWPFLRTVDKDATPTILGVVVASFSLGQLLGSPVFGYWANRRQSKEPVVVSCILALVGNCMYGYSGSLSEHNIFNAITMMSARFIVGFGAGNVAITRSFVSHSTTLEERTAAMANMSIAQALGFIIGPAIGLAFVPLGEDGVQVSAIYFQLNIYTAPGFLGATLALLNVVFVLVFFREHVNIVAVPDSDSLTPSIQVTGDSGYSASHLKMDKLAVIGCIGLFFIVLFVFTVFETLTTPLSMDEYAWSSVQATFYNGILFAVAAVISVVTFLLAKPLSRKVDERTLLVVGFIIIACGIVVLLPWSKESPAVMASFIDTNPTVKVTSTATEPTFLPFNTEAASSSRGCPLQYRWCINSSKVLIQQFFAGAVLISIGYPVSSLMTYSLYSKILGERKQGTMMGWLTASGSLARTLGPVFVSSVYHRFGPRWTFVSSGVIVAIALLALWYLYRRLVPFHLNFRINGLQHY, from the exons ATGAGCAGCGACAATCATAGATA TTTAGAGTCGCACCAAACGTCAGATGACTTCGACGACAAGACTGACCTGCTGACAGAAGGAAAACAGTCTGTCAACCAACCTGCTTTCAACAAATGGACTTCTGTCCGTGTCATGTATCTTACGATGTTCCTGAGTAGCATGG CGTTTTCTATTGTACTCTCATCATTGTGGCCATTCTTGCGAACG GTGGATAAAGATGCCACACCTACTATATTGGGAGTTGTGGTAGCATCCTTTAGTCTCGGCCAGCTTCTTGGATCTCCTGTTTTTGGCTACTGGGCAAATCGCCGCCAGTCAAAAGAGCCTGTTGTAGTTTCTTGTATTCTAGCTCTAGTAGGAAATTGCATGTATGGCTACTCAGGCAGTCTTTCTGAACATAACATTTTCAATGCAATCACCATGATGTCGGCCAGGTTTATTGTAGGATTTGGTGCAG GAAATGTGGCCATAACTCGCTCCTTCGTGTCTCACTCTACTACATTGGAGGAAAGGACTGCAGCCATGGCAAACATGAGCATTGCACAAGCACTAGGCTTTATCATTGGTCCAG CCATTGGCCTGGCTTTTGTTCCGCTGGGTGAAGATGGTGTCCAAGTGAGTGCCATTTACTTTCAGCTGAATATTTACACTGCTCCTGGCTTTCTTGGAGCTACACTAGCTCTGCTCAACGTTGTCTTCGTTCTGGTCTTCTTTCGCGAACACGTCAACATTGTAGCTGTGCCTGATTCTGACAGTCTTACGCCCAGCATTCAAGTGACTGGCG ATAGCGGTTACTCTGCTTCACACTTGAAGATGGATAAACTTGCTGTCATTGGCTGCATTGGTCTTTTCTTCATTGTTCTCTTTGTATTCACAGTGTTTGAAAC CCTAACGACACCACTGTCAATGGATGAGTATGCATGGAGTAGTGTACAAGCTACTTTCTACAATGGCATActgtttgctgttgctgctgttattTCAGTTGTTACATTCCTGTTGGCAAAGCCACTCTCACGAAA GGTGGATGAAAGGACACTTCTTGTTGTTGGTTTCATCATCATTGCCTGTGGAATTGTAGTGCTGCTGCCATGGAGTAAGGAATCTCCTGCTGTAATGGCTAGTTTTATAG ATACAAATCCCACTGTCAAAGTCACCTCAACAGCCACTGAACCAACGTTCCTGCCTTTCAACACTGAAGCTGCATCCAGCAGTCGGGGCTGTCCTTTGCAGTATCGTTGGTGTATCAACTCATCTAAAGTTTTGATACAACAGTTCTTTGCAGGAGCTGTTCTCATAAGCATTGGTTACCCTGTTAGCAGTCTCATGACCTACAGTTTGTATTCCAAGATTCTTGGAGAGAGGAAGCAG GGCACAATGATGGGATGGCTGACAGCTTCAGGAAGTCTCGCAAGAACGTTAGGCCCAGTATTTGTGAGTTCAGTATACCATAGATTTGGTCCACGATGGACATTTGTTTCCTCTGGTGTAATAGTTGCGATAGCCCTTTTGGCCTTATGGTATCTCTACCGTAGACTCGTTCCTTTTCACCTGAACTTCAGAATCAATGGATTACAGCATTACTAG